From a single Shewanella donghaensis genomic region:
- a CDS encoding dihydrolipoyllysine-residue acetyltransferase, with the protein MIKDFILPDIGEGVVECELVDWMVKEGDVVVEDQPIADVMTDKALVQIPAPHGGVITKLYYAKGEIAKVHAPLYAVEIDGVVAVETTNDAAEHIATTETDTASVETKAVAGKTIEEFLLPDIGEGIVECELVDWLVEEGEMVVEDQPIADVMTDKALVQIPAIKNGKIAKLHYRKGQLAKVHEPLFAIEVESTTAVIAANTQAVQASPTTVVSSEPVAQGKALASPAVRRLSRSLDINIADVKGTGKNGRVFKEDVEAHVSGAAPTTVTSSPVASVADNPQSISAPVVKSAADIVEPIKGVKAVMARMMVESVSTIPHFTYCEEFDLTDLVALRAEMKQRYSTDEVKLTMMPFFMKAMSLAINSFPVLNSQVNADCTELTFKASHNIGMAVDSKVGLLVPNVKDVQDKSILEVAAEITRLTTAARSGRVSPADLKGGTISISNIGALGGTVATPIINKPEVAIVALGKLQTLPRFNDKGEVEARKIMQVSWSGDHRVIDGGTIARFCNLWKQYLEQPQEMLLAMR; encoded by the coding sequence ATGATAAAAGATTTTATTTTGCCTGACATTGGTGAAGGCGTTGTTGAATGTGAACTAGTGGATTGGATGGTCAAAGAAGGCGATGTAGTTGTTGAAGATCAACCCATAGCTGATGTGATGACTGATAAAGCATTAGTTCAGATTCCTGCACCACATGGTGGCGTGATTACTAAGCTTTATTATGCAAAAGGTGAAATTGCCAAAGTGCATGCACCGCTTTATGCCGTTGAAATTGACGGTGTAGTAGCTGTTGAAACAACTAATGATGCAGCAGAACATATTGCAACAACTGAAACTGATACAGCTTCTGTTGAAACTAAAGCTGTTGCTGGTAAAACGATTGAAGAATTTCTTTTGCCTGATATTGGTGAAGGGATAGTAGAGTGTGAACTTGTTGATTGGCTAGTCGAAGAAGGTGAGATGGTTGTTGAAGACCAACCCATTGCTGATGTTATGACTGATAAAGCCCTTGTTCAAATCCCTGCGATTAAAAACGGCAAGATTGCTAAACTTCATTATCGAAAAGGTCAGTTAGCAAAAGTACATGAGCCTTTATTTGCTATCGAAGTTGAATCAACAACAGCAGTTATTGCTGCGAATACCCAAGCGGTACAAGCATCACCAACCACGGTAGTGTCATCTGAACCTGTTGCACAAGGTAAAGCCTTAGCTAGCCCTGCAGTTAGACGATTATCGCGCAGTTTAGATATCAATATTGCTGATGTGAAGGGTACAGGTAAGAATGGCCGTGTGTTTAAAGAAGATGTAGAAGCTCATGTTAGCGGCGCAGCGCCGACTACGGTTACTAGTAGTCCTGTTGCATCAGTAGCGGATAATCCTCAGTCTATAAGCGCTCCAGTCGTCAAATCTGCTGCTGATATAGTAGAACCTATTAAAGGTGTTAAAGCTGTAATGGCTAGAATGATGGTTGAATCAGTATCGACTATTCCACATTTTACCTATTGCGAAGAATTTGACCTTACTGACTTAGTCGCCTTGCGTGCTGAAATGAAGCAACGCTATTCTACTGATGAAGTTAAATTGACCATGATGCCTTTCTTTATGAAAGCAATGTCATTAGCAATAAATAGTTTCCCAGTATTAAACAGCCAAGTTAATGCTGATTGTACTGAGCTGACCTTTAAAGCATCACATAATATTGGGATGGCTGTAGACTCTAAAGTTGGTTTATTAGTGCCTAATGTCAAAGACGTCCAAGATAAATCTATCTTAGAAGTTGCAGCTGAGATTACACGTTTAACAACAGCTGCCCGAAGCGGCAGAGTCTCACCAGCTGATTTAAAAGGTGGAACAATTTCTATCTCAAATATCGGCGCACTAGGTGGTACCGTTGCAACACCGATTATCAATAAACCAGAAGTGGCTATTGTTGCATTGGGTAAGTTGCAAACTTTGCCTCGTTTTAATGATAAAGGTGAAGTTGAAGCACGTAAGATTATGCAAGTAAGTTGGTCTGGTGATCATCGAGTTATCGATGGCGGAACAATAGCCCGATTCTGTAATCTGTGGAAACAATACCTTGAACAGCCTCAAGAGATGCTATTAGCAATGCGCTAG
- a CDS encoding alpha-ketoacid dehydrogenase subunit beta yields MAEMNMLHAINDALSIAMQADKNMVVFGEDVGHFGGVFRATSGLQEKFGRDRCFNTPLTEQGIAGFANGLASNGMTAVAEIQFADYIFPAFDQIVNESAKFRYRSGNQFDVGGLTFRTPYGGGIAGGHYHSQSPEAYFTQTPGLKVIIPRNPEQAKGLLLAAIRDPNPIIFFEPKRLYRASVGEVPAGDYEIEIGKAEVVKSGTDITLLGWGAQMEILEKAAVMAEKEGISSEIIDLRTLSPWDIETVAASVKKTGRLLINHEAPLTGGFAGEIAATIQQECFLSLESPISRVCGLDTPYPLIHEKEYMPDELKTFEAIKASVNY; encoded by the coding sequence GTGGCAGAAATGAATATGTTACACGCCATCAATGATGCTTTATCAATCGCTATGCAAGCTGATAAAAACATGGTTGTATTTGGTGAAGATGTTGGACACTTTGGTGGAGTTTTCCGTGCTACGTCAGGACTCCAAGAGAAATTTGGCCGTGATCGTTGTTTCAATACCCCTTTAACAGAACAGGGCATTGCTGGTTTTGCGAATGGTTTAGCGTCAAATGGGATGACAGCCGTTGCTGAAATTCAATTTGCTGATTATATCTTTCCTGCATTCGATCAAATCGTAAACGAATCGGCTAAGTTCCGCTACCGTAGTGGTAATCAATTTGACGTTGGTGGGTTAACTTTCAGAACGCCATATGGCGGCGGTATTGCGGGTGGTCATTATCATTCTCAATCACCTGAAGCTTATTTTACCCAAACTCCTGGTCTGAAAGTCATTATTCCAAGAAACCCTGAACAAGCGAAAGGTTTGTTACTCGCAGCTATTCGCGATCCTAACCCAATTATATTCTTTGAGCCTAAGCGACTTTATCGTGCATCTGTTGGCGAAGTTCCTGCTGGTGATTACGAAATCGAAATAGGTAAGGCTGAGGTGGTTAAATCTGGTACCGACATTACGTTACTAGGTTGGGGCGCTCAAATGGAAATCCTTGAAAAAGCGGCTGTAATGGCTGAAAAAGAAGGTATTTCATCAGAGATTATCGATTTACGTACTCTATCGCCTTGGGATATAGAAACCGTTGCAGCTTCAGTTAAGAAAACGGGTCGTTTATTAATAAACCATGAAGCGCCGTTAACGGGAGGCTTTGCCGGTGAAATAGCGGCAACCATACAGCAAGAATGCTTCTTAAGCCTTGAGTCTCCAATAAGTCGTGTTTGTGGTCTTGATACGCCTTATCCGTTGATCCATGAAAAAGAATATATGCCTGATGAATTAAAAACATTCGAAGCCATAAAAGCATCAGTGAATTACTAG
- a CDS encoding thiamine pyrophosphate-dependent dehydrogenase E1 component subunit alpha: protein MSNATLTNETVHRVSFLDKASLHIPILKILQADGTTYENAVMPVIDKALAERIHDTCVFTRVLDERMLSAQRQGRISFYMTCTGEEASIIGSTAALDDGDVILAQYREHASLRYRGFTTEQFMNQMFSNEKDLGKGRQMPIHYGSKELNYQTISSPLATQIPQATGVAHAFKLQGKRNVAICYFGEGAASEGDFHAGLNMAAVLKSPTIFFCRNNGYAISTPTEEQFAGNGIASRGVGYGMHTIRVDGNDMLAVLAATQQARAHALEHNAPVLIEAMTYRLGAHSSSDDPSGYRSKEEEAKWEQHDPVKRFKLWMINKDWLNEKDDASAYEKYREEVLNAVKVAEKVPLPHIDLLITDVLDKPTPALEKQLADLKQHIKKYPKSYPKSAGRI from the coding sequence GCAACACTGACTAATGAAACAGTGCATCGTGTCAGCTTCTTAGACAAAGCTTCATTGCACATTCCGATTTTAAAAATTTTGCAAGCAGATGGCACTACTTACGAAAATGCCGTTATGCCCGTTATTGATAAAGCCTTGGCTGAACGTATTCATGATACTTGTGTTTTCACCCGAGTATTAGATGAGCGTATGCTAAGCGCACAAAGACAAGGCCGTATCAGTTTTTATATGACTTGTACTGGTGAAGAAGCATCAATCATTGGCAGTACCGCTGCATTAGATGATGGCGATGTTATCTTGGCTCAGTATAGAGAGCATGCATCACTGCGTTACCGTGGCTTTACGACTGAACAATTTATGAATCAAATGTTCAGCAATGAAAAGGATTTAGGTAAAGGCAGACAGATGCCAATTCATTACGGTAGTAAAGAATTAAATTACCAGACTATTTCATCGCCACTTGCGACTCAAATACCACAAGCTACCGGTGTTGCACACGCTTTTAAATTACAAGGCAAACGGAATGTTGCCATTTGTTATTTTGGTGAAGGCGCTGCATCAGAGGGGGATTTCCATGCTGGTCTTAATATGGCTGCGGTATTGAAATCTCCAACCATCTTTTTTTGTCGTAATAATGGTTATGCTATTTCCACACCGACTGAAGAGCAATTTGCAGGTAATGGTATTGCAAGTCGCGGCGTTGGTTACGGCATGCATACTATACGTGTTGACGGTAATGACATGCTTGCAGTCCTTGCTGCGACCCAACAAGCGCGTGCTCATGCATTAGAACATAACGCCCCAGTACTTATTGAAGCGATGACATATCGTTTAGGTGCGCATTCATCATCTGATGATCCTTCAGGTTATCGTTCAAAAGAAGAAGAAGCCAAGTGGGAGCAACATGACCCAGTTAAACGCTTCAAACTTTGGATGATCAATAAAGATTGGCTAAACGAAAAAGACGATGCTTCAGCATATGAGAAATACCGTGAAGAAGTGCTTAATGCAGTGAAAGTTGCTGAGAAAGTACCGTTGCCACATATTGATTTATTAATCACTGATGTATTGGATAAACCGACACCAGCTTTAGAGAAACAATTAGCGGATCTAAAACAACACATTAAAAAATATCCGAAGTCGTATCCAAAAAGTGCAGGGAGAATCTAG